The Orcinus orca chromosome 1, mOrcOrc1.1, whole genome shotgun sequence DNA window GCCATAGTCCTTTACCACTAACTTTTAGCTCCCTGGTGCTGCATTGTGCCCATTCCTCTCCCTTAGTCTTTTCAGTCTGCCCAGGTCAGGCTTTGCATGCTGCTCCCCATCTTTTATCCTTCAGTCTCTTAGATCTGGTTAGTAATGTCCCTGGGAAAGATCAGATCAGTAGACTATAGTATCATGGGATTCCAGAGCTGGAAAGGGGCCTAGAGACAGTTTAGTCCTGCCTCTGCTAGGGTTGCATCCAAACCACACTTCCTTtcagggctgggagaggagaggcTCAGCTCCACATAGcccagaaccactttttttttttaaaaaaaaggcctgGGCCATTGGCATGATGCCAGCTTATTTTTAGCATGTGAAACATTTTGACCTTCAGCCTCAGCTGACCCAATTTCCTGTCATTTGACTATTTGAACTTGATATGCTGGACCCactgcttctcctccccctttGTCCTCGGGCATGACATCTCTATGAATTCTTGTCTTCTGTATGTGTGTAAAGCACCCAGCAATTTCTAAATGTATGTATTCTTTCAGTACCTTCCCAGGCTATCTTCACTTCTTGCTTCTGTGGGTCAGAGTGGGAGTTTGTTTCTTTCCAGGTCCTGATTACTTGGTTCCACTCTTTTCTTAATGTGGGTGGGGGCTAGGGGATGTGGCAGAGTACTCGTCTAAGTAAGAATCGCTGAGCTTGGGTCTGTGACTCCCAGTCTTGCCCTCCCTTTCTGAGAAAATGGCTCCTCTCCCGGTCCTTTCCAGCCTGCAGGGGCAGCTCCTGGGAGCCATTTAGGAAGCAAAGGTGGGAGGTGCAAATCTACCTCTGCCAATTGTTTAAAGGCCCCAGGGTGCCTGGCAGTAGGCCCTGAGGATCTGGATACATCCAGGCTTTTACATTCTCTTcagccatttctttctttatgtttgaCTTTCTCTCCCCTTCCAGTACTTGGCACTTCTTCTGCCTAGTTAGCAATAGCTGTTCTTTGTGTAAAGAAACGTGCAATTCCATCCTTGCTAGCCTTAGCTCTTCTTGCTCACCTGTCAGCAGCTTTCTTCTGCTCTGGGTTCTCCAAGTTGCCCTCACTTTTCCCATAGGGTACGCCTGGCTGGGATGAAGATCTCTCGGCCCCCCACATCTGTGGGACACTATAAGATGGTGAAGCACCGAGGAGATAAGGGCAACGAGGAAAATCCCCACAGGTAGGATGGGAGGGCTGCCTGGGAATTACTACTGGATCCTCAGGATTCTGCGCCCTAGCCAGGCAGTTCCTGAAGGTTCCTAGATTCCTGGCTGTTCCTTTCCAGGTCTTAGTCTCCAATCTCTAATCCTCAGATTTGACCTCCTGGTCCGAACCCGGAATTCCTGGACTCAAGATGGGATGAACTCACTGACATACCGATTGCTGGCTCGAGAGCTGGGCCCTCTCTATACCAACATCACAGCAGACATTGGAACTGACCCTCGGGGTCCTCAGACTCCCTCTGGTCCCCGTTACCCACCTGGTTCCTCCCAGGCCTTCCGTCAGGAGATGCTGCAGCGCCGGCCCCCAGCCAGGCCCGACCCTCTGCCTGCTGCCAACCACACAGCTCCCCATGGTTCACACTGACTCCTCCTTAATCATGAAACTGAATCAGAAGAGTTGTGTTCTCCCCACCCTCAGCTCCTCACTGCTCTTAGAGGGGATGTGGGGGAAATGAACTCTACTGccgtgctgggggcaggggcctcTCCTCACTGCTGGACTGGAGCTGGGCTCCTCTAGCCCTGGGGGTCCCTCTTTCTAGGGTCACCAGCCAGGGCTTATGACTGTGAATCCTTGATGTCATGATTTTCTGTGATGACTCCTAGGAGTCCCCTGCCCAGGGGGTAAGAGCAGGGCTGGACCCCAAATCCCTTCCTCTTCCATGGAGAGAAGAGTGTTCTGACTTCTCCCGGGACCTCTGtgaatatttattctatttatggtTCCCAGGAAGTGTGTTTGAAGGAAGCCCCTCCCAGGGTACTTTCTGCCAGTGCTGGAGTAGCTCCCTCTTCTGGACCTTGCTCAGGGGGCTGggattttgatatattttctaataaaggACTTTGTCTTGCCTCTGCTCCTGCTTTCTGTATCCTAAGCACCCTTTACCTACCTTTGCTCACCCACCCCACCCACGCCCACAGGAGACAGAACAGCCAGACCAAGCCACGCTCCAGCATCTTTTATTTTCATGGGTGAGAGAATCCCTGTGAGCAGGGGCAGGAAGAAGTGGGGTTTGAGGATCAACTGTTAGGTTCTGTGCCCAGGACACGGGCTGCTGCCTGGCGCCCACTCTCTATACAATCATTGACAGCAACCCCCTCATACGAGGCTCCAGCCAGAGTCAAAGGCAGCTTCTGAGCAGCCAGGAATTGGGTAGCTGACTCtgggaagaaaagataaaaggaatGTTACAGCTGGGGGTCTATTTTCACAGCTCTTCTCAGCCCAGCTGCTTTCCCAACTTACCCAGTTTTTGCCAGTGGCCTAAAGTATACTGGGGGATACAGttctggggagagaagaggggataCAGGGAAAGATTATCACTGATGTCCCAGGCCTGGGTAGACAATGCCTCCAGTGGGTAGCTGAGGAGTGTTTACCTTGTGTAGATGGACCAAGCAGTGACTTGGTGGCTCCTTCAGTCCTAACTGAGTGGCAGctgctttctctgcctccttttgGAACAGCTCCTGAGATAAGACACTGCCCCTGGCTTCTAATGTCCGTAACCAGGAACCTCCCAACATCACCTAAAAAGGGAATACGGCACTGACCAGCCTGGCCTTACTACGCTGGGGCACAGAGGAGCCCTTGGGAAACTCCCACTAAGCAAAGCTGCCTTCTCTCACAGTCACTCTGAGGCCAGGGGGACTCCCATCCTGCTCAGGGAAAGCAACTGAGTCATACACGATTCCCAGGATGCCTGGGTCTTCTGAGGATGGCACCAAATGTCCAAATCcctggagaaaaggaagagactggGTCAAGAGGGAAGAGTTCCAGTTGAGCCCACATCTCCCCTTCTTCTGTGTCACACCTGGACAGGCAGACGAGCTCCTCGGTACTGCAGATTCACCACAGCCACAGACACAGCAGTGATGGTACTCAGAGCGCGAGCCAGCGGTGCCGCCTCAGCAGGGAGCAGCTTGCTGAGCACTGGAGGAGAGCAGGCAGAGGCCTGCCTCAGGAGGCATTCACGCTTCAATTTTACCAACCCTCCTTGGGATTAGACTCCCACAGGGTTGACCAGTTCAGGGGCATGGCATGGTCCTGCTGGCCCAGAAAGAAGCTACGTTGCCTCAACCTGGTTGGAGAAGGGGAGGGTGACCACCACATTACCTGAAGCTGGAATGGCACTAATAATGTGGTCAGCCTCCAGGTTGCTGTCCCCTAGAGACACCTgagaggaagaaaacatttaaaagacacagagggcttccctggcggcgcagtggttgggagtctgcctgctgatgcaggggacgcgggttcgtgcccccgtccgggaggatcccgcgtgccgtggaacggctgggcccatgagccatggccgctgagcctgcgcgtccggagcctgtgctccgcagcaggag harbors:
- the PPOX gene encoding protoporphyrinogen oxidase isoform X3, with the translated sequence MRLCTVSPSAALVLSLTLKVASLAMDSLCRGVFAGNSRELSIRSCFPSLFQAEQTHRSILLGLLLGAGRGPQPDSALIRQARAERWSQWSLRGGLETLPQALNTHLTSRGVSVLRGQPVCGLSLKAEGCWKVSLGDSNLEADHIISAIPASVLSKLLPAEAAPLARALSTITAVSVAVVNLQYRGARLPVQGFGHLVPSSEDPGILGIVYDSVAFPEQDGSPPGLRVTVMLGGSWLRTLEARGSVLSQELFQKEAEKAAATQLGLKEPPSHCLVHLHKNCIPQYTLGHWQKLESATQFLAAQKLPLTLAGASYEGVAVNDCIESGRQAAARVLGTEPNS